The window ggtttgtttccctTGAGTGGATCACTCTAGAAGATGAATCTACATCAAAATTATTAAGCACACAATGCATATTACTTGTGGTAGTGATTCCTTGGAGTTCTCCTCTACATGATCTTGATTTTTGGAATATCTACATGATATTGATTTTTGAATTTCCTTGAAATCTCACAAATGTTCACAACCCCCAATAAGGAATGCTTAAATGCGATGCAgtttttttgggatttggagCTTTAatagaggagggggggggggggcctcAAGATGGTTTGAagtcatgacctcttatttgaagAGTTGGTCTACTTGGAGTGACATGCagttattatttaaaaaaattagaattattACATTCACAACGCCCAATAAGGAATGCTTATAAGGTTATTACATATGCACATTATGTTGCATGCATCGGAAATGAACATTTTCAATTTAGTCTGACACTAGTTTGGATCTAACCTCATTCATCGTTTGTATGAATTTAACAACTTAAAAAGGTGTACATAGTAACAGTAATGGGTTGCATGGACTCAATTTTGAAGCCCAACTTAAGTACATAGCTGGCAGAACCCAAATCACAACCAGATTAGCTTCACATTAATCTAACGAAATCCAAAGTACCACAAGTAACCATCACTAACATGTGCAAGAGAGATAAGATCATATGGGCTCATCTCCCAGCATATTCAACTCCTAGGAAACCATTATCTAATTCAATGCAACTAATTGTCTTTTCCAAGTTACCAAATTAGATCTCAAGCATATGCTCAAAAACTGGACTAGAAAGAACACAGCACAGAGGAAGAAACTATTATATCTCTCCAGACAATATtgagaagaaatttcatcctttgGTGTCTCCACTTTTTCTTAACCACTCTTATCTTTCTTAACTGTGCACACCAATAAGTAGAATTTATTAAACAAAGATAACCAATAAGAGGCATGCATGTTACAACAATAACTTCACAAGATGGTGATCGAGTGGTAAAGCTTTGGCAGAGCAATTCCCATCAACAAACATTTAGGACTGTAGACTGAGATCCTTGTGTGTGTAGATGACCCCTTTATCGCCATCCACCACTTGTCCATTTCCTCGCAGAATCCTACAATTTGAAACCAGTCACCAATTGCATTGATCAAAAACATTAACAATATAAATTACTCCAGTTGTTTTTTCTACATCATGCATCTATACAAGCATGGGGTCAACATGATTGGAATCTGATAAGGAAATGACAATGTTTATTAGGCTGTGGAAAAAAACATCATAAATCTATCAAGACATTCCGATGATTGATTTTCAAATAAACGATCTTCAAAGGAGATATAAGTGAGCTGGGTTGGGAGGAACAATAAGCAGTGCATCTCTCCAATAGGTGCAGTGTTCTTTACAGCACATTTGGAACAATCTTATTTAGTATAATAGCGGCATGGACTCCCTTCATAACATGGTGCACCTCAGGCGTGTCATAAAGTTCACCTTAAAGGCAGAGATAAAATGGGACTCAGATGCTCTGTAGCTGTTATGTAGCTAAATAGAGGGAAATGTAAAAGCAAGTCATAGTATCCAAATCCCATACTGATGCAagtcccctccacgatttctaaaggaggatttgttttttttttttaaatcagattATAAGATCTGATAATATTGTAACTAGGATTCAGAGCTAGGACTACAATTCCTACTCTGATCATATTGTCATTAGGACTCAGAGCTAGGACTACAACTCCTACTCTGAATAGGACTGATTGGCTGATTGATGGATCAGCCCTTATTATAAATACAGCaattcgtgggaggctcccccacagttcattattaaaaatttatgCTTCTTAGCCTTGCTgctattgctgctgctctttgtgagtgtatatccttgtggatctcaaggtggtacagggtgggtggactcctgcgactccttgcatcgtgaagatcgggaggtctcTTCAAGATATCAAGCCACTGCCATTGTTTCtgcaatccagtaagtttgaacctgCACTTTGTTTTTAAACCTTTTCAGCCCAACCATTCCCCTTTCAGTAAACCTAATTCACACCCCctcttccatccatcaaaccctaatctccattaaacctgcaactcctaccttcACTAGGATTCCCTTTTAACTACAGATCTgaccatcaatttcgaaccacACTTCCAGCACACAACCCCCACACTCGACCCTAAACCCAGCTCATAAttcccactctatcccctccatttctccactccattaaacccaaaacctgcaactcaattttGTCCAAATTGCAGAATTTGAAAACCTTCCTAAatcctaatatatatatatgccataaaagcaccctagacctgAACATTAAAACCCTATGAACCCCATTGCCAttgtccaaccctaaccctagttttgacctaaattagtaaaccctaacccaatcggccagcccttgtgtgtgaccccattaccctggctcctagtgggactactcctacctaCGACTACATTACATACCTTGATATCGTTGTCACAAACAAGCTGGTaaataatagaaacaagaaAGTGAATATATTACTTTGAATAGCATGTACTGGGTGCTACTAGTATACCATTCCAAATGATATGCTTTTGTAACAAAATATGCAGGATGGAGCTAATTACATCATATTTCAGGATATCATAAGTGGACCAAAATAAGTTGAGGTATCGTTATGGAATTGTAAATATTTGGGAGTAGAAGCTTTTAGACAAACAGAAACACGTACTCCAACTTATTAACTGTTTTCTTAAGATGGGCCCCTGTATCTgttttaattttgttattaAGGGACTTAAAAGTAGAAGCTGTCTCAATGTGACCTGCTCCAAGAAAGACTTTGGATTGTTAATCACTTaattggtctctctctctctctctctttctctcttaccaaTCAGTAGGTCAAAATGGGTTGACCAGAATTTTATACCTTCCCACTTTCCAGCTCACTATTCAGTCAGGGTTATTAGAATATGCCCTAGCCTTTTCAATAATTGAGAACTATCAGTAAGGTATCCAGAATATAAGTGTATGCTCAGTTATCCTCAAAATATGTCATGGAAGATGTTAAGGAATCAGTATGAGCATGTACATACCATCGAGTTGTCAATAGTCCCTCAACCCCAACTGGTCCTCGAGCATGAATTCTGCTTGTACTTATCCCAACCTATTAAATCACAAACATGAGAGGAGATGCTTGACCATTTTAATAAATgtcaaattttcaaaatttttaatgaACCATACCTCTGCCCCGAGTCCAAAACGAGCTCCGTCACAAAATCTTGTGCTAGCGTTGTGAAAGACTGCAGCACTGAAAATATTGAAGAGAAAGCAATATAGTTAGCTACCCATGTTTAATTGCACTATGTTTTGAAAGAACCTCGttacaaataacagaaaattTGTATAAATCTCAGAAGAGTATTTGTATTAAATCCAAAATACTCATGCAAAACAAAACATCCAAGTGCAGCATATTTCCAAAGATACTGCAATTCTGACCCAGAATGCCCAATCAAGTAAGGGTTGCTCCTAACTAACCCAAAATCCATGAGGTAGGATAGGTCAATGCTGTCAATTTCTTTGTCAATCATATAGGATCACCCATTCCTATTGGTTGAGTGACCCATCCTAGTCCAGGTAGAAGGGAGCTGGAACCGATCAGATCACTTATCCAGTCCTTGAAACAATGAAGTTCAGAGGTAATGCCATAAAATGATTTTtatcataggaattttgtattGTTACTTCGAGCTTCCCCACAATGATGCTGTTCAAGGTCAGTTCCTTGCGTGGATGACTGACTATACTAGCATTAGACAACTAAGTTTCCGGTTTACAGCCTATGTCCCTAAAAGACAATGATATATTTGAACTTTTCTAGTCGTGTTCTAACTTTATACCCCTATTATAGTAGTCCTACCATGGTTCCCGTGCTTGTGGTTTCTTCAACCAATCAATTTTACAATCAGATTATTTGTATGCCAGCAGCACACATACCTGTCAACCTGCCGTAGGAAGATTTCTGCAACTTGACAATCTTCTGTAATTATGCATTCTGTATGTGCACTGAAACAATTGAGATAATAAGATTAGAGATACTCATTACtgcaaaaagaaggaaagaaagaagggagatGCTAATATGCCTTCCATGACGATGTATATGGTCAATGGCTTCATCCACATCTTCCACAATTTCAATACTACAAGCCAATGAGTTGTACTCATGATGAAATGACTGTGCCTCTTTAATATTCAACAGGGAACTCGCTCTAGGCCCACCATATAGAGTAACACCTACAACAAATGCACATCCAATTGGTGAAGCTGTCAATCCATCCTTCCATTGGTCTGCCAATACTAGAAGTCTAAATTGTAACTGTATTTGACACTAAAAACCACCAAAGCGACAAACTACACCCAGGAATTGCATCTTTAGAATGAACACATAAATATAGACATAAGTCTGGAGTATTAAGTATAATCTCATTTGTAATATCCACGATTTTAATCATAAGTTTAACACCCATATCATGCCTATGGATGACAATCAAGTTGATAAAGAAAGGAGAAATGTGGTATCAGGAGTTCTCAAAGGTTGGCAACATCCACATGTTTATGGGTCAGTTGACCCAACAGCATGTAGCAGCAAACTACATCATCAGAGACAaagtgcacacacacacacacacacacagactaAATGTTCCACAGATATGGTTATCTTTCCTCATCATACTACTTTTAAACTGGATTCTGAAATGCCAGAGCTCAAAGAGAGATTCTCCTTGTGAATTGGCAATAAGTGTTTGAACTTTAGATTTGAGAGCTTAAGTTCATGAAAAGTCTGAAGACACTCACTGGACCTAATTCCCAGCAATAGATTCCTTGATATTACAAAGGTTTTATAGTTGTAAGAATTTTCCTTTAACTTATTGTGCTTGAATATTGTGacaaaaagcaaagaaatacATCAACATTTCCAAGTTCCAACAAATATTTCAAAGGAAAAGGTATACCTTCACTGCTGAGCTCTACCATGAGATCATTAAGCCCACCATTCACCACCAAATCTTTGTGCACAAGAAGAGTTTCCtgaggaaaaacaaaataacacCAAGAACTGTAGCATGTCATAATTAGGTAGGTGAACATCCTTTCTTTAGGACATGCATTAGTTATTACTATACTTCCTAACTATAATAGCCTGAACCCTATGAAATACAGTATCATCAGCCATGGGATTCTCAAGGAAAAGAATGAAACCAGGAATTACCATAGCATTACAGGCTGCAGGATAATCTATCTTTGCATCCAAAACAATTTTCTTCGCCATATCCATATTCGCTTCTTTATCAACATAAACATGGCAAATTCCATCTgggaagaataaaataaattaaaaacaaaaatttagacaaatgtCATAATTTAAGCCTCAAGTTCCAAAGTAGGCATAGTGAAAGGGAACATGAACATCTAAGGTTTGGAATACAGGATCATTACATGGGTCTGGTGCATTAATTACTTGTCACATGTCTCACTTTTAGAGGATGAGGACCAACAACCAGATAGGCACCACCTAAAGGTTTGGATAAACAAAAATCAGAATGGCCAATGATTCTAACCATATTGTTCTGTTAAGTTTTTTGAAGCATTTTTGAAACTTGAATGTTAACATTCCTCTTCCAAGCTGATTTTTGGCTTCGTTAATCACTTTGGTGGCACCTATCAGATGGTCCCAATACTAGCACCATTGGTAAAACTTCAAGTTAAAGTGCCTGAGACCTATAGAATAACTTGGTGCCCAGGCTCATAATATTGCTAATATTGATAAATAAGATCCCAACCAGCATCTTACCAGAATGACCAAGGACAGGAATTTTCGTAGAATTCTTGATTTGGGTGACAAGTTTATTGCTGCCTCTTGGGATAACAAGATCGATGACATCATCAAGCTGGAGCAGAGGAAACATAGGAGTTAAACTAACAAGCTTTACATATATTAGAATATCTTTTCCTGTTCTCTCATCTTATCTTGTACCTTTAGCAAATCAGGAATCTCATCTCTTGAAGTTACAAGCCCGATAAGTTTTTCACCAACAGAATCTGGGATGGCTCCAGTAATAACCTACAGAAAACAAGAAGTTCAAATACAGAAATTGAGTTTCTGACAATACCAGGAAAAGAACTAGATTCCAACCTCTAAACGACACATAAAGCAAGCCAGTTTCAAGAAACTAAACCTTGTGCAAGATTGCATTTGATCGCTTTGCTTCTTTCCCTCCTTTAAGAAGAAGTCCATTCCCACTCCGAATAGCTAAGGAAGCTATCTATTGAATTATATAAGAAGCTAAAGTGTTAACATACTAAAAACAGCATATAAAGTTGCATAAGCAAAACAAATTTAAGGCATCAATTTTCAATTGAAAAATGGAGCACGCTGATATGGGAATTCTACTTAAACAACATCAACAACCAACTTTAACATCAAGTAGCAGTACTGACTGACAGTATTCTAAAAAATCTTGGAATTGTTCTTCCCCTTCAAACCATTTCAATCGATTTAAAAACtgaaaatatgaatttcattATGGAATATGTTCTCAGAAATCAATTACCGTCTGCACAGAGGCATTAGGGATAGCAAGGATGAAGTAAAGTCAGAATAAGTATTGTACATCATCTCGGCAAATCCACATATCTATTAGGATCCTCAGACAGGTAATGTGCCTGGATGTTGCCAAAGTCCAATACATCAAGATTAATGAGGCTTGCACAAGGGCAGAAAAAAACTTAGCCAGCCCCccgatcatagttgtcaaggcatcacctaggtgACACGACTATTCATTAAGGGTGACAAATGAATCCTTCACCACCCCTTCTTTTGTAGAAATGGTTTCCCCCTCTTCTTTGGCAGGAAGACTGAGATCAGAACACCAACTCCATGTGTGTGCATATGTACATGTCTGCGCCTGCATGAATGTACACCCAGCCACCcacaacagagagagagaaagatgaagTAAACTATCCAATAGAATGAGTttcatccaaaagaaaaaaaaaatcatttgaaaaTTAGCTCCCACTCCCATAAAGGAGGTTATCAGGTGTCGGTGACACCCTCCCTTCCCCTCATCCTCTCTTTAAGATAAACTGTGATGAAAGTATTAGAGGGAATACGGTTGATGCTGGTATTTATCATGTGTGTAGAGACATTGTTGACATTCTCTGGACTGATTGGCATATCAGATCAAAGTATGGAAGAACCGAGGTTCATCATTTACCTCACTCAACGGTCACTGGATTTATGTGGAGGGAGATTCAGCTTTATTCATCATCAGTTCAACAGCCGGAGTAAATCCCATGGAGTCTCTAACAACCTTATTAGAAGAGCAAGACAAAGGAGCATCGCATCATTCGGGAGAGAAAGATCTAGCAAACCCACAGCAAATGCCTTAGCTAGGGAAGGGGCAATGAGGGACTCATTATGCAATAGACCTTTCTTGATAACATGCTTTGATTTCAATGATTTGTTTCCTTTGCTTGATAGTTTGTCGCTCGTATTATGTGTTTGTTATTCATCAAAGAAGGGCAAAAACAATCCCTTTGAGATATTCTCTTACTGCAGTCCTAATGAGCTCTAATAATTTGGTAGGACACAGAGTAGAATGAGATACCAGCTATAAAGACTACCATCTACAGGAATCTAAATGATCAGATCAATCATTTCATCAACCTCTACTCAAATAGTCTCAAGGATTTGTTGAAATGAAATAAAGCCTTTCTTACCTGAGCAAGAGCTTCAGGCCGAGACTCAAAAACAATCAAAAGAACACCCAATGGACATGATGTCTTCTCCAAGATGAGCCCATCTGCAAGCTGGATGAAATAGTAGTCAGAAACTTCAAAGGGACCAGTTACCAAAACAATGTCATGATATTTTGTCAAACCTACATTCAAGTGGAGAAATGATGTGGTCATTCAAAACTGTAGGATGGGGGAGAACCTCAGAATGACCACCTCAACTGTATTTCGTACAACATATTTGACTCCTTTGTAATTTCTGCTATCAAATTGTTGACATTTCATGGCCAAACAGAACAAGGAAAGAGAGTAGAGGTTTTATTGATCCATTTGTAAAATGCCTTTGGACTGAAACCTCATGAACCCAGAAGCTATGAGCAATATTTATACCTTTGTGGTGCCAAGTAAGCTCCCACACGGCATACTTTGGGCCCATCTGCTCAACCACTGCCCATATTTCTGGGAAACTAATCACCTTCACTTcagtttcatttattttaaatcttGAGGTCGCACTATTAATAATTTATAGCTATTCCATCCAGTTATTCAGAGGATGTCATGTCAGGTCTTACCTTTCCATATCATAAGTCATAATGTAAATTTGAAGGAAAAAGCATCACATCCCCTTTTATGCTGGTTAGAGGATTTGTTTGTTTGATCATCTGATCAGGGTTATCTTTCATTTGTAATACTAAGTACTTCTATGTGTGATGTGTCTCTATACTACTAAGCTCATGTAATTTGATATCCATGAATTTGTCATTTAAcccacacacaccccccccctccaaaaaaaagagTATCATCAGACCCCCCTCTCCTTACCTCTGTTCTCTTCAAAACATGACCAATTGGTTCTTCCATGTCAGCAAGTACACGAATTGATTTTGCCAGGCTTGAGATCTGGAAAAACAACACACTGGATTCAGAAAGATGAACTATTTTACTTTCCATTCTTTGGAAGATTTACTTGGAACATGTATCTTGTCCTTCAAAAAGATAAGATACAATTTGATTGAGATGTCACCTGAAATAATGAGAATATCAACAAATGAAGAATAACAAATTTTGAATATAGTCATAGTGAGACGTAAACCAGACATTGGATAGAAAATAGTCTTAAACAAAGGTTCAGTAAGTTAGCAATAAGATTCTTGCCTTCCCGGGCTTCAGAGTCAAACGAGATATCAATGATTTCTCATAGCCATCCTGCTGTGCTTCAGCAACATCAGCTTCATTCTCAACTTTGATCAAGTTTTCGTTTGCCTCTAGAGCATCAGCAATGTCCAGCAAAATTTTCCTTCTATCTTCTGAAGACAGGCTCTGTATCCAAGGCATTTGTATAATATAAGCATGCATATACAATACCCAGGCCCGAAGGGACGGACAAAGAATGGATACAGGTAAAGTTTTGAGTTATAGAGATAAACAGACTTTAGTCAGGAAGGAAGACACAAAACTCAGCATAAGCAAATGCTACTAGTGATTATGAAGCTACCTGAAGCCTTCTGGAACTTTCTCTTGCCGCAACTGCCATCTCACGTGCACCCATATCTTTGAGTGAAGCCCACAAATGTGCATCTTGATGAAAAAGTGTACCAACACGTTCTCCTTTAAGTACTCTTATGATGTTGTCAGGAACAAAGCCACTTAAGCAAATAATGGAAGAGGAAATCAGAGCTCAATAGAAAAATCCAGTCCAATTGAGGAATAACTGTCTAACTAACAAATCATTATTCACACTATGATTCTCTGGGATACTCTCACTTTCATATGGATGCCAAGTGGCAGGATTAACTGATGTTATAGTATTTTCCGTTAACCACAAAATGAAACTGAGAATAGCCCTTAATGTGAAAATAACTGAAAATAAAGAGTTAATTTCAGGATCATTTGGAGATTGTGGTATAAATCAAAAGCAGAGTATTCATTCAAAGTTCTAAAATCTGATATTTCCATTAATGGGGCCAAGCATTATATAGAAGTATACCTCGTAATGACAACAGGGATGCCAGCATAAGCTGCATAGACAGCAGCTTTTACTTTTGCGGTCATCCCGCCTCTTCCTACCCTAGACTTGTCCCCAAATGTGATTTCTGGTTGATGCGTTTCCTTTATGTAAGTGTGGATTAACCTTGAATTTGGATCACTAGGAGGCCCACTATATAGGCCATCCACATCACTCAATAAGACAAGGAGGTCAGCTTTCAGCTCCAAAGCCAAAAGAGCAGCTAAACTGTCATTGTCCCAAAATATACCAGAAGAATCCTGCAAATAATGGCAATAATCAAAACCTGACAACAAATAAAGCACATAATTCAAAAGGCAGAGGCTCAGAAACATCAATAACTACTTAGGATGTGTATTATAAACTTCAGCTACAAAACCAGTAAGTAGGCATGGACACGAagggttccaacttccaacaaACTTTGGGAAAAGAAGCAGCAACTCAACCTGCTGGATGCTACCAAGAAAATAAGGGGCGTGTTTGACTGTTTGGTGTATGTGTAGGTGAGGATGCAGAACATAAGCATCAAGAACCCTCCAGATGcaacaaatcaaaccaaatttaGGATTCCAGTCACTCAAATTTTCTTCCAGAGATCATCATGCAACATGTCATGCTAACTAAAGAATTAGGAAAtcttattgaaaaagaaaagaaaaagaggcaCTTAAAAAGCAAAGCCAGACAAATTTACAATGCAATCCAGTGAACTCCAGACTTTGCCTTCCATGTGCCAAAGTGTCAAGCTATAAACAGAAACAAGAGGATGTTGATACAGAGTGCCAAAACTAGGGTCTTAACAAAGGAGAAAAGTTTCCAATTTCTTTTATCCCCCTAACACCgccggggggaggggggttagAAAAAAAGAACGTAATGGTATTATATAAATGCCATTTTGATTCAATTGAGATGTTCAGCAAAGCTAAAAATTTTGGAGGGGGGAGAAGGTATGGCCTCGGGTTCCAGTACGCcatgagaaagagaaaacagATTTTCCACTATGACCTGAAGATTCCCCATATAACCAAAGAGCCAAGGTCCCCATCAGAGTAGCCATTGTCTCATTCTCATTAGAAGGGAACTCCACTTGTTGGAAAGGActaagagaggagaggaatGCAGTACCTCTTTCTAATCCTTATTAAGCAACCTTTTCACAATCCTGTCAAAGTGCGATTTTGACCAATCTTTGCAGACATCTAGTCCCATTCATTATATAAAAGAAGTAatcgaaagaagaaaaaaagggtatGTATGCCGTTACCGGAAAAGTCCCAATGTACCAAGCCAAAAGAAACTGTTTCAACAAACCAATGAAACCCCCTAACCCCTACCCCCAACCCTGTTATCATCAAATTAATTAGTAAAGATAAATAAACGCAAATTTTGAAGATTACTATACCTCATATGGAGCTCTCCTGGTACTGATTGCatcattttcattaaaaataggTATAACCCTCAGATTTAACAATGATTTCACTGTTTCAGAAATCTGCAATCTGAAATCTGGATCCCTAAAATCATTATCAGTCACAAGAAGCTGAGATGATGACACGTCCAGCTGTAATACAGAGTGAACcacaaaaattcaaaagaaatccACTGTAGCATATAATAGGGAAATGCAAATGCTTTGAAAAAATGAAACATAAAAGGCGAAAGGGGAGATTGTAACGGGGACGGACAGACCTGACTAAACAATACATCATAAAGAGCCATGAGACCACTCTGACCAACTGCTGCACATGCCTTTCCATCAAGTTCAACTTGTGGTTTTTGGAGATCAGCAAAGCTGCAAAATGTACACACATACAAAGAATCTTTAAGATAATTCAATCCCTATGTCATTCTCCAATCTAAAAGAAATGCTTAAATACTTAAATATACCAAAAGAAAATGTCAAGCAAGACAagtgaaaaattacaaaaactaGGAGGGCTGTAAAACAAGTTTACTGACA is drawn from Telopea speciosissima isolate NSW1024214 ecotype Mountain lineage chromosome 1, Tspe_v1, whole genome shotgun sequence and contains these coding sequences:
- the LOC122644140 gene encoding delta-1-pyrroline-5-carboxylate synthase-like; its protein translation is MDSMDPARVFVKDVKRIIVKVGTAVVTRGDGRLALGRLGALCEQIKELNSQGFEVILVTSGAVGVGRQRLRYRKLVNSSFADLQKPQVELDGKACAAVGQSGLMALYDVLFSQLDVSSSQLLVTDNDFRDPDFRLQISETVKSLLNLRVIPIFNENDAISTRRAPYEDSSGIFWDNDSLAALLALELKADLLVLLSDVDGLYSGPPSDPNSRLIHTYIKETHQPEITFGDKSRVGRGGMTAKVKAAVYAAYAGIPVVITSGFVPDNIIRVLKGERVGTLFHQDAHLWASLKDMGAREMAVAARESSRRLQSLSSEDRRKILLDIADALEANENLIKVENEADVAEAQQDGYEKSLISRLTLKPGKISSLAKSIRVLADMEEPIGHVLKRTELADGLILEKTSCPLGVLLIVFESRPEALAQIASLAIRSGNGLLLKGGKEAKRSNAILHKVITGAIPDSVGEKLIGLVTSRDEIPDLLKLDDVIDLVIPRGSNKLVTQIKNSTKIPVLGHSDGICHVYVDKEANMDMAKKIVLDAKIDYPAACNAMETLLVHKDLVVNGGLNDLMVELSSEGVTLYGGPRASSLLNIKEAQSFHHEYNSLACSIEIVEDVDEAIDHIHRHGSAHTECIITEDCQVAEIFLRQVDSAAVFHNASTRFCDGARFGLGAEVGISTSRIHARGPVGVEGLLTTRWILRGNGQVVDGDKGVIYTHKDLSLQS